Proteins co-encoded in one Saccharomyces mikatae IFO 1815 strain IFO1815 genome assembly, chromosome: 14 genomic window:
- the SMKI14G1330 gene encoding uncharacterized protein (similar to Saccharomyces cerevisiae FMP45 (YDL222C) and YNL194C; ancestral locus Anc_2.55): protein MSYKKFVYFINLFFLLGATLLTFFLILAGGRNTGVLKNFYWFQASTSGFNSAPSVTRWYNYNWCGWESRGLAVNCSSKMAAQPFSPRDNFGSSPLMPASFLNNRNTYYYLSRVGWAMLLIALFFLLITLASVTTSVIRYTRRTASVATATSWITLFFMTLSACLYTGCYAKAVKAFHHENRDARLGPKNFGLIWTTVFLLIVNAICSTAMVVIHKRNEYVYDRSFVSTKTTDSQTLTPVPTNEGLPSSVPVTTVQQPQLHSSGKFFKKLRAKKRTVTNAGDEPNQIQEERIYTEQNVPVVS, encoded by the coding sequence ATGTCCTACAAAAAGTTTGTGTACTTTATtaaccttttctttctactAGGTGCTACATTgttgacattttttttaatacTAGCCGGTGGTAGAAACACAGGAGTATTGAAGAACTTTTATTGGTTTCAGGCATCCACTTCGGGTTTTAACTCGGCGCCTTCCGTGACCAGATGGTATAATTATAACTGGTGTGGCTGGGAGAGTCGCGGCTTGGCCGTAAATTGCTCTTCTAAAATGGCGGCTCAGCCGTTCTCGCCCAGGGACAACTTTGGTAGTTCTCCTCTCATGCCCGCAAGTTTTTTAAACAACAGAAATACTTATTACTACCTTTCAAGAGTAGGCTGGGCGATGCTCTTGATCGCgctctttttcttattgaTCACGCTAGCCTCAGTCACCACCAGTGTGATCAGATACACAAGACGCACTGCATCTGTGGCGACTGCTACGAGCTGGattactctttttttcatgacCCTTTCCGCTTGTCTCTATACAGGGTGTTACGCCAAGGCAGTGAAGGCATTCCACCACGAAAATCGCGATGCTAGACTAGGTCCCAAAAACTTTGGGCTCATTTGGACTACAGTTTTTCTGTTAATAGTGAACGCAATTTGCTCTACTGCCATGGTAGTTATACACAAAAGAAACGAGTACGTCTACGACCGCAGTTTTGTCTCTACCAAGACGACAGACTCACAGACTTTGACCCCTGTGCCAACAAACGAAGGACTGCCTTCCTCTGTTCCTGTAACAACCGTTCAACAGCCCCAACTACATAGTAGTGGCAAgttcttcaagaaattgaggGCAAAGAAGAGAACCGTCACCAACGCAGGCGATGAACCGAACCAGATACAAGAAGAACGTATCTACACTGAACAGAACGTCCCTGTCGTATCTTAG
- the SMKI14G1340 gene encoding uncharacterized protein (similar to Saccharomyces cerevisiae YNL193W; ancestral locus Anc_2.57) produces the protein MGPPRKCKNLGKGKKHKNEQKALATQEDFYLAAIDCEEQADRWLLSDIKKCLRFYLKALEYYENGLTALESTQEGKYNIYYNETRLFLQIYTDYLANNGYINILQYVKMDDMPDLSSLILSLPQITQRFEIVYETFPEQRTWDLQFNLLTCYLTLIESLYDTFPPTVGMEGSDILTLTNKYIEIFQHLVNYLLQELQNWSDPTVQESGDIDAGLQRDTLDEDAMHMARDGTGIRTNGRSQPQAETMDVSEQVTPSSLTEVLVNSLKFNHALMELIIESKMASGKTSETEVLNPVQINFLEDTTNKFYLQLCDIIDSISTAIPIDLKEIGFTKILIEGLNTITSGTFESLQNFVLETTSFTNFLADNDVQGRIDLSLIRVDIVEFAILCSEECFPNAAWKLSGLLTKVLAEARTLLTNQRNHILFVKDQRLNEHLSHVVFQLCDVLVNSSDNELRRYAIKQCSEESQKTPDGARTLEILMKNATVFLNNAVLISSKPCGLQETIIDKLKRNYIHNQAKERLLFLQNLKQNSNVGDDATLASPTIMKFDVPPDHPFYNHYR, from the coding sequence ATGGGACCTCCAAGAAAGTGTAAGAATCTCGGTAAGGGTAAGAAACACAAAAATGAGCAGAAGGCATTGGCCACGCAAGAAGATTTCTACTTAGCAGCGATCGACTGTGAAGAGCAGGCTGATCGATGGTTGCTATCGGACATTAAGAAATGTTTGCGATTCTATCTTAAGGCTCTCGAGTATTACGAAAACGGTCTGACCGCTCTGGAATCCACACAGGAGGGAAAATACAACATTTATTATAATGAAACAAGACTTTTTTTGCAAATTTATACAGACTATCTAGCCAATAACGGCTACATTAATATATTGCAGTACGTGAAAATGGACGATATGCCTGATCTCTCTAGTTTAATATTATCTCTGCCACAGATTActcaaagatttgaaattgtttACGAAACTTTTCCAGAACAGAGAACTTGGGACCTTCAATTCAACTTATTGACGTGCTATTTAACCCTCATAGAGTCCCTATACGATACTTTTCCGCCCACTGTTGGGATGGAAGGATCAGACATTTTGACTTTGACCAACAaatatattgaaattttccaaCATCTGGTTAACTATCTGCTACAAGAACTACAAAACTGGAGCGACCCTACAGTGCAAGAGTCTGGTGATATAGATGCGGGATTGCAAAGAGATACTTTAGATGAAGACGCAATGCACATGGCCAGGGATGGAACTGGGATTCGAACTAATGGCCGTTCACAACCTCAAGCAGAAACTATGGACGTTTCTGAACAAGTGACTCCGTCCTCGCTTACGGAAGTGCTCGTCAACTCTTTGAAGTTTAATCATGCTCTGATGGAATTGATTATTGAGTCAAAAATGGCTAGTGGGAAAACTTCGGAAACAGAGGTTTTAAACCCTGTTCAGATCAATTTTTTGGAAGATACAACAAATAAGTTCTATTTACAATTATGCGACATTATAGATTCCATTTCTACCGCGATCCCGATAGATCTAAAGGAAATCGGTTTTACCAAGATTTTAATTGAAGGTTTGAACACCATAACTTCGGGAACTTTCGAGTCGTTACAAAATTTTGTCCTAGAAACCACTTCCTTTACCAATTTCCTTGCTGATAACGATGTGCAGGGCAGAATTGATCTTTCGTTGATCAGAGTTGATATCGTTGAATTTGCCATTTTGTGTTCAGAAGAGTGTTTTCCAAATGCTGCTTGGAAACTTTCTGGGCTGTTGACTAAAGTTCTTGCCGAGGCTAGGACTCTATTAACGAACCAAAGAAACCACATTTTATTTGTGAAAGATCAAAGATTGAACGAGCATTTAAGTCACGTGGTCTTTCAGCTTTGTGACGTCTTGGTAAATTCATCCGACAATGAACTCAGACGGTATGCAATTAAACAGTGTAGTGAAGAGTCACAAAAGACTCCAGATGGGGCACGTACTTTagaaatattgatgaaaaatgcTACTGTTTTTCTTAATAATGCGGTCCTCATTTCATCTAAACCGTGCGGGTTGCAAGAAACGATTATTGAtaaactgaaaagaaattatattCACAATCAAGCTAAAGAAAGGCTACTTTTTTTACAAAACCTGAAACAGAATTCAAATGTAGGTGACGATGCTACGTTAGCTTCGCCTACCATAATGAAGTTTGATGTCCCACCAGATCACCCTTTTTATAACCACTACCGATAG
- the SLZ1 gene encoding Slz1p (similar to Saccharomyces cerevisiae SLZ1 (YNL196C); ancestral locus Anc_2.53), with protein MNKVDQIIGFKKYEVKLPKDRQVTKNKLKSGNGNQIDTKREKENVKTFGEERKKFLEKMAKNKRKNPNKKDKEKSKEAEKDNCKRDDKKLKEQKKLPLIRDFRFKEPHSATIYQSAPVENTKAEPQPGLDFDMDQRPESKIMIDQAIQTSSPLNSQLSELFNDDIRNLSKDSIFPFQDTKFTSWERRWSNCSTTSNATTVSSIPDPKYHLSYNDLPSFNAVTPIAQDNIISAPSPGQDEGAKKLLQQEIKYSNMVKSVIFELEMLCMDESPASDTGITGQQESRWSVFPTCCDQTSS; from the coding sequence ATGAATAAAGTTGATCAAATCATTGGTTTCAAAAAGTACGAGGTGAAACTACCCAAAGACAGGCAAGTAACGAAGAATAAGTTAAAAAGTGGAAATGGTAACCAAATAGATACTAAAagggaaaaggaaaatgtaAAGACCTTTggtgaagaaagaaagaagtttttggagaaaatggccaagaataaaaggaagaatccaaataaaaaagataaagaaaagtcaaaagaagcagaaaaagaTAATTGCAAAAGGGACGACAAGAAGttaaaagaacaaaaaaaactgcCATTGATAAGAGACTTTCGTTTTAAAGAACCGCACTCCGCAACTATTTATCAAAGTGCCCCAGTTGAAAATACTAAAGCTGAACCTCAACCTGGACTTGATTTTGATATGGATCAGAGACCTGAGtccaaaataatgatagaTCAAGCCATTCAAACATCTAGCCCTCTAAATTCGCAACTTTCGGAACTCTTCAACGATGATATCCGTAACCTTTCTAAAGATAGTATATTTCCTTTCCAAGATACAAAGTTCACCTCGTGGGAGCGTCGTTGGTCGAACTGCAGTACGACCAGTAACGCGACCACGGTTTCATCAATCCCGGACCCTAAATATCATCTTAGCTACAACGACCTACCCTCGTTCAATGCAGTAACGCCAATTGCTCAAGATAATATCATCTCCGCGCCATCTCCTGGTCAGGATGAGGGTGCCAAAAAGTTACTGCAGCAAGAGATAAAATACTCAAACATGGTCAAGAGCGTCATTTTTGAGCTTGAAATGCTGTGTATGGATGAATCACCCGCTTCAGATACAGGAATAACTGGCCAACAAGAGTCGCGTTGGTCGGTATTTCCCACTTGTTGTGATCAAACTTCCAGTTAg
- the SMKI14G1320 gene encoding uncharacterized protein (similar to Saccharomyces cerevisiae YNL195C and HBT1 (YDL223C); ancestral locus Anc_2.54), translated as MLGLGQSAQAYSSNDDINMNLEKDKVADTSRPNKPNNLQYPPRDTRFSSHKQHSGILPNECPGPTLNTGAGSVGIPGCGKVRNKKVTDKDNITRSTLASFDASNMIEARMNSKNIPVGCQDTSMPHFHGSFAQHIPGAGSPQSEPHHIRAWNDISSYGTDNSDPNMMHPQAAPLDRYNEHMIRDEKFNSSTSSYTAHVRGSPADIPVASQDTEGKKNYEYGMKDQYTVPRNYAIDETNPSMNLSSTADPDILNLKNKVLHE; from the coding sequence ATGCTAGGTTTGGGCCAATCCGCTCAGGCTTATTCCAGCAATGACGATATCAATATGAACTTGGAAAAGGACAAAGTAGCCGACACCTCACGGCCTAATAAGCCAAACAACCTTCAATACCCTCCTCGTGATACGCGCTTTTCATCTCATAAACAGCACTCTGGGATATTGCCAAATGAGTGCCCTGGTCCCACTTTAAATACAGGTGCTGGCAGCGTTGGCATACCAGGTTGTGGCAAAGttagaaacaaaaaagtaacTGACAAAGATAATATTACTAGATCTACTTTGGCAAGTTTTGATGCTAGCAATATGATCGAGGCAAGAATGAACAGCAAGAATATCCCCGTTGGTTGTCAAGATACATCCATGCCACATTTCCATGGTTCTTTTGCTCAGCATATACCAGGTGCAGGTTCGCCTCAAAGCGAGCCTCACCATATTAGAGCGTGGAACGATATTTCTTCCTATGGTACCGATAATAGCGATCCAAATATGATGCACCCACAGGCTGCTCCTTTAGACAGGTACAACGAACACATGATaagagatgaaaaatttaacaGTTCTACTTCCTCGTACACCGCCCACGTACGCGGATCACCAGCAGATATTCCAGTTGCCAGCCAGGATactgaaggaaaaaagaattacGAATATGGAATGAAGGACCAATACACTGTCCCAAGAAACTACGCCATAGACGAAACCAATCCTTCGATGAATCTTTCAAGTACCGCTGATCCTGATATTTTAAACCTTAAGAATAAGGTCTTACATGAGTAG